One part of the Rutidosis leptorrhynchoides isolate AG116_Rl617_1_P2 chromosome 1, CSIRO_AGI_Rlap_v1, whole genome shotgun sequence genome encodes these proteins:
- the LOC139885766 gene encoding uncharacterized protein: MERTEPTFVPEWLKSSGGLSTTSHQFTSSSFPSDEQRVSKSLRNKSLDSNLGRSSGSDRTTSSYLRRPSISNGSASLRSYSSFNKNNHRDRDRDNKDIYNLRNKEKSGNRHQDYIDPLGNIFPSRFEKDGLRRSHSSLSGKRGDSSSWPRKVASDFTLANKSSHNNGPISSVKTSFEKDFPSLGQDEKHADSDIGRVPSPGLSSAIQSLPIGSSALIGGDGWTSALAEVPVIVGSNGNSTSVAQPVQPTSVSTTIGITGGRNMAETLAHGPPRTQAAPQVDVGAQRLEELAVKQSRQLIPMTPSLPKTLALNSSDKPKLKVGQSQIQSSHLANYPHTPRPAGVKPEVSKPSTVGNFLVLKPSREKNGISPTPKESLSPPASSKLPNSPLAVPSVIGPTPLTKPIIPTLEKKPSLQAQSRTNFFNLMRKKSMVCNSSVTPETGSSGSPSEPAAHVFQGGSGEPVMNVPSETKVELACNGDACAETMMISSSTNSNGKKNGPGPDAILCSEEEEARFLRSLGWEETAEEEEGLTEEEISAFYQNYMSLKPDSKFSKGTEPKVVMPIGEISLNSKVDS, encoded by the exons ATGGAAAGAACTGAGCCAACATTTGTACCGGAGTGGTTAAAAAGCAGTGGAGGCTTAAGCACAACATCGCATCAGTTCACATCGTCGTCGTTCCCCTCTG ACGAACAACGCGTATCGAAGTCTCTGAGAAACAAGTCATTGGATAGCAATTTAGGACGATCTTCTGGGTCTGATCGAACAACCTCCTCTTATTTGCGCCGTCCTTCTATTAGTAACGGTTCGGCTTCTTTAAGATCTTACAGTAGTTTTAACAAGAACAACCATCGTGATAGGGATAGGGATAATAAGGATATATATAACCTTAGGAATAAAGAGAAGTCAGGAAACAGGCATCAGGATTATATTGATCCTTTAGGCAACATTTTTCCTAGTAGATTTGAAAAAGACGGGTTAAGACGGTCACACTCAAGCTTATCTGGAAAACGTGGTGACTCATCATCATGGCCCAGAAAGGTAGCAAGTGACTTCACTCTTGCCAATAAAAGTAGCCACAATAATGGTCCAATTAGTAGCGTAAAAACATCATTTGAGAAGGATTTTCCATCGCTCGGGCAAGATGAAAAGCATGCAGATTCTGATATAGGAAGGGTGCCATCACCTGGATTGAGTTCTGCTATTCAAAGCTTACCGATTGGTAGTTCTGCTTTGATTGGTGGGGACGGGTGGACCTCGGCTCTGGCTGAGGTGCCAGTAATTGTTGGTAGCAATGGAAACAGCACATCAGTTGCACAACCTGTTCAACCAACTTCAGTCTCTACAACTATAGGCATTACGGGTGGTCGCAATATGGCAGAAACTTTGGCCCATGGTCCTCCGCGAACTCAGGCTGCTCCCCAG GTGGATGTCGGAGCTCAAAGACTCGAAGAGCTTGCTGTTAAGCAGTCCAGGCAGCTGATTCCCATGACTCCTTCGTTGCCTAAAACCCTG GCCTTGAATTCTTCCGATAAACCGAAACTGAAAGTCGGGCAGTCACAGATTCAGAGTTCTCACCTTGCCAACTATCCACACACTCCTCGACCTGCAGGTGTGAAGCCTGAAGTGTCAAAGCCATCTACAGTTGGAAATTTCCTCGTTCTTAAGCCCTCACGAGAAAAGAACGGCATCTCACCAACACCAAAGGAGAGTTTGAGCCCTCCAGCTAGTAGTAAATTACCAAATAGCCCACTCGCTGTACCCTCGGTTATTGGGCCCACTCCTTTGACCAAGCCCATTATACCTACTTTGGAGAAAAAGCCTTCATTACAAGCTCAGAGCAGAACCAACTTTTTCAATCTTATGAGGAAGAAATCCATGGTCTGCAACTCTTCTGTGACCCCGGAAACTGGTTCATCTGGTTCACCCAGTGAACCCGCGGCTCATGTTTTTCAGGGTGGGTCTGGTGAACCTGTGATGAATGTGCCCAGTGAGACTAAGGTTGAGTTGGCCTGCAATGGTGATGCTTGTGCTGAAACTATGATGATATCTTCTTCTACTAATAGTAATGGGAAGAAAAATGGCCCGGGCCCAGACGCTATACTTTGTTCCGAGGAGGAAGAGGCTAGGTTTTTACGTTCGCTGGGTTGGGAGGAAACTGCTGAGGAGGAGGAAGGTCTTACTGAAGAAGAGATCAGTGCTTTCTATCAAAAT TATATGAGCTTAAAGCCAGACTCAAAATTTTCTAAGGGGACAGAGCCGAAAGTGGTGATGCCAATTGGGGAGATTTCTCTTAATTCTAAGGTGGACTCTTAA